CTCGATGTGCGCCGGGTTGGCGGCGCGACCGAACAGGCCGCGACTGAAGCTGACCGTGTTCCACACCGTCTCGAACGCGTCGGTGGTCAGCTCCTGCGGCACCAGGCCGATCTTCGCGCGCGCCGCGCGATAGTCGCGCACCACATCGTGGCCGTCGGCCAGCACGCTGCCCTCGCTGGGCTTGACGATGCCGCAGATGATGCTGATCAGGGTGGTCTTGCCGGCGCCGTTGGGGCCAAGCAGGGCGAAGATTTCGCCGCGACGGATCTCCAGGTCGATCCGCTTCAGCGCCTGGAAGCCGGAGGCGTAGGTCTTGCCGAGCTGGCGAACGATGATGATCGGCGGCATGCGATCTCCTGGGGAACGGATCGGTCGCGGGAGCGTCGATGGTATGCCATGTCGCTCCCGGCATGTCGTCGCCGTCGCTCGACGCGGCGGCCGCCGTGTTGCTAAGGTCGCAAACGCACCCGGACATCCCATGAACTCGATCGAAGTAGCCTTGGCCATGCTGCTGGCGGTGGTCGGCAGCGGCTACCTGGTACGCATGCTGCCGTTCTCGCTGCCGCTGCCGCTGGTGCAGATCGGGCTGGGCGCGGTGATCACCGGCGTGTTCAAGCATGGCGTGGCGCTCGACCCGGCCATCTTCTTCCTGCTGTTCCTGCCGCCGCTGCTGTTCCTCGACGGCTGGCGCATCCCCAAGGACGGGCTGATGCGCGACCGCGGCGCGATCCTGGCGCTGGCGCTGGGGTTGGTGGTGTTCACCGTGGTCGGCGTCGGTTTCCTGATCCACTGGCTGATCCCGGCGATGCCGCTGGCGGTGGCGTTCGCGCTGGCGGCGATCGTGTCGCCGACCGACCCGGTGGCGGTGTCGTCGATCACTGCGCGGGTGCCGATCCCGAAGCGGCTGATGCACATCCTCGAAGGCGAGTCGCTGCTCAACGACGCATCCGGCCTGGTCTGCTTCCGCTTCGCGGTGGCGGCGATGACCGGCAGCTTCTCGCTGCTGTCCGCGTCGCTGACCTTCCTGTGGGTGGCGCTGGCCGGGTTCGGCGTCGGCGTGGCGTTCACCGTGGCGGTGAGCTTCGCGCAACGCTGGCTGTCGCGGCACTTCGGCCAGGAGGCCGGCTCGCCGATCCTGATCAGCCTGCTGATCCCGTTCGGCGCCTATCTGCTGGCCGAACAGGTGCATGCCTCGGGCATTCTCGCCGCGGTGGCGGCCGGCATCACCATGAGCTATGTCGAGCTCAGCGGCCGCCTGCTGGCGACCACGCGCGTGCAGCGCACGGCGGTGTGGAACACCGTGCAGTTCGCCCTGAACGGCATCATGTTCGTGCTGCTGGGTGAACAGCTGCCCGCCAGTCTGCAGGGCGCGATGGAATCGGTGGCGCAAAGCGGCCATCGCAACCCCTGGTGGCTGCTGGTGTACGCGCTGGCGATCAATATCGGCCTGGCGCTGCTGCGCCTCGCCTGGGTCTGGATCTCGCTGCGGCTGAACGTGCTCAAGGCGCACCATCACGGCACCCCGGTGAGCCGGCCGCACTGGCGCCTATTGTTGGCGACCTCGCTGGCCGGCGTTCGCGGCGCGATCACCCTGGCCGGCGTGATGACGCTGCCGTTGCTGCTGCCCGACGGCACGCCCTTTCCCGCGCGCGAGCTGACGATCTTCCTCGCCACCGCGGTGATCCTGCTCTCGCTGCTGGTTGCCAGCATCGGCCTGCCGCCGCTGCTGAAAGGCCTGCAGCTGCCGCCGGAGCCGGCGGTGCAGCGGGAGGAGAACCTGGCCCGCCGGAGCGCCGCCAAGGCGGCGATCGCCGCCGTCGAGAAAGCCCAGCATGAACTGCTGGAAAAGGCGCCGGCCGGCGACGTCGATACCTACACCAACGCCGCCACGCGGGTGATCGCCCTGTACCAGCACTGGCTGGACGAGGACGCCTCCAGCGAAGACGAGGCGCGGCAGCTGCGCAAGGCCGACACGGCCGAACGCGAGCTGCGCCTGGCCGCGCTGCAGGGCCAGCGCGAGGCGGTCTTCGAACTGGCGCGCCACCGCCGTATCTCCGACGAGGTCTCGCGCCGGCTGGTGCGCGAGATCGACCTGCAGGAAGCGCGCTACCGCTAGACCGCCTGCCATGCTTCAACCATCCTTGGTCCCTCCCGCACCACGCACGCTCCACGGAACCAGGCCATGCATGTGTTTTGCCGATTGCTGATCGCGGCGACCCTGGCCTGCACCTGGCCGGTTGGCGCTGCCAGCTTGCCGAACCAGCCGGTGCCGTCACTGGACCTGCACCGCTACGCCGGCCAGTGGCACGAGGTCGCGCGCCTGCCGATGTACTTCGAGCGCAACTGCCTGGGTGCCGTGATCGCCACCTACACACCGAACCCCGATGGCACCGTGCACATCCACAACACCTGCCGCACCGGCAAGGGCCCGATGTCCGTGGATGGCGTAGCGCGGATCAAGGACAACCAGCCCGCGGCGCTGGAGGTGCGCTTCGCGCCGGCCTGGCTGACCTGGCTGCCGATGGCCTGGGCCGACTACTGGGTGATCGAGGTGGACGCCGACTACCAGTGGGCGGTGATCGGCAGCCCCGGGCGCAAGCACCTGTGGATACTCTCGCGCCGCCCCGCGATGGACCAGGCGCTGTTCCTGCAGCTCAAGGAACACTCGCGCCAGCGCGGTTACGCGGTCGGCCGGCTGATCATGACCGCGCCGCTGGATTGAGAGCCCGGCGCGCTCCATCCCGACCACGGCGAGGGCGCCAGGCAGCTGCGGCGGCGCGCCGACGGCGCGATGTACGACGCCGAGCGGCAAGGCGGCGACCACGCGCGGATGAGCGGCACGCCACAACGATCCGTGGCGTCGACGCCGCGGCCCGGCCCGGCCAGCACGGCGCTCGCCGGTAGCAGCCGGATCCGCCCTGCTGATAGGCTCACGCGCGCACCGCGGCCGCGGCGGCATCGCCCGCCCGCGCCGTTTCCCCGCCACCGAACCGAAGGTCGAGCTGCCATGACGCGCCATGTCCACGGCTGAGTCCGCCGGCGGCATCGCCTTCGCACTGGTGCAGGCGGGCAAGCGCTACGGCAGGCTGCAGGCGCTCGAACAGGTCACCCTGGCGTTCGCTGCCGGCACCACCACCGCGCTGATCGGCAGCAGCGGCTCGGGCAAGTCCACCGTGCTGCGCCTGCTGCTCGGGCTGGAGTGGCCGGACCACGGCCATGTCGAGATCGACGGCCAGCCCCTGCAGCGCGCCGACGTGCTGCCGCTGCGTCGGCGGGTCGGCTACGTGATCCAGGACGGCGGCCTGTTTCCGCACCTCACCGCGCTGGGCAACCTGGCCCTGTTGCCGCGCTACCTTGGGTGGGATCGCGAGCGGATCCGCCAGCGCGCGGAACAGCTCGCCGCGCTGACCCACCTGCCGGCGAACGTGCTGGAGCGCTATCCGGCCGAACTGTCCGGCGGTCAGCGCCAGCGCGTGGCGCTGATGCGCGCGCTGATGGCCGACCCCGACGCGCTGCTGCTGGACGAGCCGCTGGGCGCGCTCGACCCGGTGGTGCGGCACGAGCTGCAGGACGAGCTGAAGCAGATCTTCAACCAGCTCGGCAAGACGGTGATCGTGGTCACCCACGACCTCGCCGAAGCGGCCTGGTTCGCCGAGCGGCTGGTGCTGCTGCGCCAGGGCGCTGTGCTGCAGGACGGAGCTTTCCGCGACCTGCGCGAGTGCCCCGCCGACGCGTTCGTCAGCCGCTTCGTCGCCGCGCAGCGACGCTTGCCGGAGGCTCCGTGATGCACCGCCTGCTGAGCGCGCCGATGCTGCTGGCGGCCTGCCTGCTGCTGGGTCCATGTCTGCAGCCCGCGCCGGCGCAGGCCGCGCCGGTACGCATCGGCTCCAAGCAGTTCACCGAGTCGGTGATCCTCGGCGAACTGGCGCTGGCCGGCGCACGCGAAGCCGGCATCGACGCGATGCACCGGCGCGAGCTGGGCGGCACCCGCATCCTGTGGCGCGCCCTGCTCGACGGCGAGATCGACGCCTATCCCGAGTACACCGGCACGCTCACCCAGGAACTGCTGAAGGGCATGCCGGCGAACGCGGACATCGCCAGCCTGCGCGCGCGGCTGAAACCCCTGGGCGTCGGCATCACCGACTCGCTCGGCTTCAGCGACAGCTATGCGCTCGGCATGCGCGACGATGTCGCCGCGCGGCTGGGCATCCGGGACATTTCCGACCTGCTGCAGCACCCCGGCCTGCGCTTCGGCTTTTCCAACGAGTTCATGGACCGCGGCGACGGCTGGCCCGGCCTGCGCCAACGCTACGGCCTGCCGCAGGCGAAGGTGAGCGGTCTCGACCACGCGCTGTCGTACCGCGCGGTGGCCAGCGGCGCGGTCGACGCGATCGACCTGTACAGCACCGACGCGGAAATCCCCTACTACCACCTGCGCACGCTGCGCGACGACCGCCATTACTTCCCGCGCTACGACGCGGTCTACCTGTACCGCCTGGCGCTGGAGCAGAGCGCCCCCGCCTTCGTCGGCGTGCTGCGCAAATTCGCCGGCAGCATCGACGAGGACGCGATGCGCGCGATGAACGCGCGGGTGAAGCTGCGCGGCGTGAAGGAAAACGTGGTGGCTGCCAGTTTCCTCGGCATCCATGCGCACGACCACGAGGGCGGCCGGTGGACGCAACTGCTCCAGCGCAGCGTCGAACACCTCAGGCTGGTGGCGATCTCGCTCGGGCTGGCCATGCTGCTGGCGATCCCGCTGGGCATCCTGGCGGCCCGGCGGCGGCGTCTCGGCCAGTGGCTGATCGGCTTGACCGGCATCCTGCAGACGGTGCCGTCGCTGGCGATGTTCGTGTTCATGATCCCGCTGCTCGGCATCGGCACCTGGCCGGCGATCGCCGCGCTGTTCCTGTACAGCCTGCTGCCGATCGTGCGCAACACACACGCCGGCCTGATCGGCATCGCCCCGGAACTGCGCGAGTCCGCCGCCGCGCTGGGCCTGCCGCCCGGCGTGCGCCTGCGCTGGGTCGAGTTGCCGCTGGCGATGCGCTCGATCCTGGCCGGGATCAAGACCGCGGCGGTGATCAACGTGGGCACCGCCACGCTGGCGGCGCTGATCGGCGCCGGCGGCTACGGCCAGCCGATCCTCACCGGCATCCGGCTGGACGACGTGGGCCTGATCCTGCAGGGCGCGATCCCGGCCGCCGTGCTGGCGCTGCTGGTGCAGGGCCTGTTCGAACTGGTCGAGCGCCGGCTGACCCCGCGCGGGCTGCGGCTCGAAGCACGCCAGTAGGCCCGCGCGCGCTCAGAGCCTGTTCATGATCTCCAAGTACCCCGCGCCGGGAGCTGTTTGTCCGCAGGCCAAGGAAGAACGTGGGCACGCGGGGAGAGTCCATGGATGGACTCGGCTTTGAGGAGCTGAGGAGTGGACGTCCGTCCACGACCGAGTGATGACGCCGGCATGCGGACAAACAGACCCGGCCCGAAGGGTTGTCATCGAGCGGCTGCGAGGCAGTCGCTCGATGACAACGCGGGGCACTTGGAGATCATGAACAGGCTCTCAAGCCTTCTTCAGGAAACACGCCTTCAGCACCAGCCCCTTGATCTTGTCCGAGCTGCCTTCGATGTGCTCGTCGTCGCCGTCGACCAGGCGGATGTTGCGGATCACCGTGCCCTGCTTCAGCGGGATCGACGACCCCTTCACCTTCAGGTCCTTGATCACCGTCACCGTGTCGCCACTGGCAAGCACGTTGCCGTTGACGTCGCGCACCACCAGCGCGGCGTCGCCTGCCTGGGTTGCCGCCGCGATCGGCCACTCGTGGCCGCAGTCGGCGCAGACGTAGTTGTCGCCGTCCGGATAGGTGTTTTCCATCGCGCACAGCGGGCAGGCGGGGATGTCGGACATCGGTCGATCCTGGTCGTCCAATCAATGGGCCAGCGATTATACTGGCCAGCGGAGCATGGCTTGCCCCGGCCAGGTGGCCCGGACGGCAGCACCCGTGATCATCGCCGGATCCTCGACCACTCGAGCCCCGACTCGACTATCCTGACCGTCTCCCCCTTCCCCGAGACATACGCCGATGTACCGCCTACTGCTGCTGTTGCTGGCACTTGCCCTGTCCGCTTCCGTCGCCGCCGCCGCGCCGGAAGAAGCCGCCTTGGCCGGGCTTCCTCATGTTGCGTTCCCCGCGCCGCACCGCGTGGCCTCCGGGCGCCTGCAGGCCAGTGACATCCCCGCGCTAAAGCGCGCCGGCACCCGCCAGGTGATCGACCTCAGCCTGGACAGCGAGACGCCCGACTTCGACGAAGCCGCCGCCGTGCGGGCGGCCGGCATCGGCTATCACAACCTGCCGATCCGCGGCGCCGGCGATCTCACCCGCGACCGCGTGGTGCAGTTCGACCGCCTGCTGCGCGAGGCCGGCGAGCAGCCGACCCTGGTGCATTGCGCCAGCAGCAACCGGGTGGGTGCGATGATCGCCCTGCGCGCCGCGCTGCTCGGCGGCCAGTCGACCGACGCCGCGCTGGCGGAAGGCCGTCGCTGGGGACTGAAGAGCCTGGAACCGGCCGTGCGCGAGCGGCTGCAGGCGTGGTCGAGCGAGGCCACGGAAGCCGCGACGCCGCCCGCACACTGAAGCGCCGCGCCCGGCGGCGCCAAAGCCGGCGCGCAAGTGGGGTACCATGCGCGCCACCTCGAACTGCCCCGCCACGGCCCTGGACCCGATCCCCGCATCGCCGCCCGTTCCCACCCCGCTGCCGCTGCGCGCGGTGCTGCTGATGCTGGGCAGCGCCGGCTTCTTCGCGCTGATGGCGGTGACCATCCGCTTCGCCTCGGCCCAGCTGCACCCGTTCCAGATCACCTTCTTCCGCAGCGCGTTCGGTGCCTTGTTCGCCCTGCCGCTGCTGCATGGGCACGGCTGGGCGCTGCTGCGTACGCCGCGCTTCGGTTTCTACGTGATGCGCTGCGTGCTCGGCATGGGCGGCATGCTGGCCGGCTTCTGGGCGATCGTGAACCTGCCGCTGGCCGAGGCGGTGGCGCTGTCGTACTCCTCGCCCTTGTTCGTCACCATCGGCGCGGTGATCTTTCTCGGCGAAGTCGTGCGCCGGCGCCGCTGGAGCGCGGTGGTGGCCGGCTTCATCGGCGTGCTGGTGATCGTGCGGCCCGGCAGCGCGGCGTTCGCCGCCGGCAGCCTGGTGGCCCTGCTCGCGGCGGCGTTGACCGGCGCGGTGACGATCAGCATCAAGTCGCTGACCGGCAGCGAGCCGGCCGACCGCATCGTGCTGCTGACCACGCTGCTGTGGGTGCCGCTGTCGCTGCCCGCCGCGCTGGCCGTATGGCAATGGCCGCATGCCGCCATCTGGCCGTGGCTGGTGTTGTCCGGCGCGCTGGGCACCAGCGGCCACTGGTGCTGGACGCGCGCGCTGCGGCTGGCCGACGCCTCGCTGCTGGCGCCGTTCAGCTACCTGCAATTGCTGATCGTGGCCGTGCTGGCGTGGTGGATCTTCGGCGAACAGGTGGATCGCTACACCGCGGCAGGCGCGGCCATCATCATCGGTGCCAGCCTGTACATCGCCCACCGCGAACACAGCCTGGCGCGCCAGCGGCGCCGCGAGGTGCGCGCCGCGAACGCCGAGCCGCCGATCTGACGCGAGCCGCGTCCGGCGCCAATCACTCCACGTCGGACCAGTCAGTCAGCTCCGCAAGATCCGGCAGGTCCACCACGCTGGCCAGCTCCGCCAGCAGGTCGAGTGGCTCGGGCGCGGCGCCTGCCGCCAGCGGCCAGCGGCCTACCACTTCGTACTTCGACTGGCCGAAGAAGCTGCGGATCAGCACGAACTCGGACACCTGCCACTGGATCGCCGCGACCGATTCCTCGACCGCGTCGACCGCATGGCCGTGCAGCAGGCTCACGTGCGGCAGGAAGCTGGACACGCCACTGACCTGCAGGCCCGCGCCACGGCAATCGCCTTGCGCAGCTCCAGCGCCGCGGCGGTGGTGAGCCCGTCCGCGCACAGCACGAACGGGAACTGCCCGTCCCTGGCGCTGAAGCGCATCGCTGCATCCAGCGTCACGGTGAACCCCTGGGCGCGCACGTCGCTGGCCGCGGCCAGCAGCGATTCTTCCAGCGGCCGGCGCAATCGCTCAGGCTTGCCCATCGGGCACAGCGTCAGGTGCAGGTCGTCGATGCCGACCGGCGTTCCCTCGACCCGGTGCGACTTGCGGAAACGCTCGCCCACGCCGGCGATCGCACGACGCGTCTGCTCATCCGGCAGCAACGCAAAAAAGTAGTTGATGCCGGCGGCGAGTTCGAACGGGTTCAATGAAGTGGAAATGAGCGCTGCCTCCATGCCATCGCCTGAAATAAGCCGAGCCGCGAAGCGGCTTCGGCTTGAATGAAGTTTTAGAGCCGCTACCGCTCACTGGCAGCCCCTGCGATTTGCTTGCAGAGAAGCGCAGCCGACCTAGGACATTGGTTCCGAGCTGAGGTTGCGACTCTATTCAGCTCAGTAGTCAAGGCGGAGCCATTGATGTGGCGCAACACGAAGACTCGGAACTTGGGGTCACTGGCGATGAGCTGCTGTGCTTGGCTGAGCGAATCCCAGCGAGTAGCAAGCAGGTGGACGATCTTGTCGGTGAATCCCTCAGCAATGGAACCATCGTCGCAATGACCATACTGCCTATAGGATGCATAGATGGATTGCCATGAGGCAAGCGAATCAACGGAGCTCTCAGCGGCCTGCGCCTCTGCAGTGGTGCACTTCTGCGCCCAGGCAGAGGAAGCGACTAAAAGAAGGACTATGGCAGTTGCAATGCGCATCATGCGGCTCTAACACGCCAGTGACCCGTTGCCGACTGTCCCGCGACACCAAGTCGGCCAGTCAATGGGATCCAGCTTGCCGTTTGTCCATCGGACGCACAAGTACCATCCTCGTCTGCATCCCGAGGCAGCGGTCATCTATCCCGCTCTGCGGGATGATCCGGAACAACTGACCGGACGGCTTCCGGCACGGGACCCGCGTGTGTAGATTCGGCGAACCCGCATATGTGATCCAGCCCATGTCGCCACGATTCGTCGCCACCCTGCTCTGCCTGTCCGCGTTCTCGGCGCCCATGGCGACGGCCATGGAGGCAGCTCGACCGCAGGCGCGCAATTTCTTCCAGGAACTCAAGCCGCTGCCCAACGACCTGGCGCGCTACCAGTACCTGCATCGGCTGATGCCGTAACTTTCGGACGACGACCGCAAGCAGGCGCGCCAGTTCCTCGCCTTTGCCGACGCTAATCTCGGCCTGTACCGGGCCGCCGTCAGCGACTTTCCGTTCGCCAGTGCGGGCCGCGCCGACCGGGCCATGCCGTCACCGACGCAATGGCAGGCCGTCAACGCGGTGGATGCCATCACCAGGCTCGCTGCGAACCGCCGCATCGTGATGGTCAACGAAGCCTATCACGACCCGCATACCCGCCTGCTCACGCTGGCCTTGCTGCCGCGCCTGCGTGCCTAGGCTTCACCCACTTCGCTGCCGAGGCGCTCGACAAAAGGGATACCGAACTGGCCCACCGCGGTTACGCACTGGCCACGAGCGGCAGCGAATACCTGCGCGAACCGCTGTACGGCGACATCGTGCGCGAGGCGATCCGGCTCGGCTTCGTGATCGTGCCGTACGAGTCATCCGACATGACGCCGAAGATCCGGGAAAACAGCCAGGCCGATAATCTGTATCGCCGTGTTTTCATGGCAGACCCGGCGGCACGCCTGTTCGTGCATGCCGGTTATGCGCACATCGACAAGGCTCCCGGCGGGCTGGGTGAGGATGTCAGACCGATGGCGATGGAACTGAAGCGATTGAGCGGTTTCGATCCCCTGTCCATCAACCAGACCGTATTCAGCGGAGTCGATCCCCCCCGCGACAGTCGCCGCCTTACCAGCAACTGATTGCGGCATTGCACCCGGCCAGGGCGATGGTTCTGCTGAATCGTGTCAACGGCAAGCCGTGGAGCGCCTACCCCCAGCGCAATGACGTCAGCGTGATCCTCCCGCCCACCAGCGACACCCCGCGTCCCGACTGGCTGCGCAGCGACCAGCGGCGCCACGCATGGCTGATCGACACCGCCCTGTGCGCGCGAACCCGCCCCTGCGTTAT
This genomic stretch from Rhodanobacter thiooxydans harbors:
- a CDS encoding Na+/H+ antiporter — its product is MNSIEVALAMLLAVVGSGYLVRMLPFSLPLPLVQIGLGAVITGVFKHGVALDPAIFFLLFLPPLLFLDGWRIPKDGLMRDRGAILALALGLVVFTVVGVGFLIHWLIPAMPLAVAFALAAIVSPTDPVAVSSITARVPIPKRLMHILEGESLLNDASGLVCFRFAVAAMTGSFSLLSASLTFLWVALAGFGVGVAFTVAVSFAQRWLSRHFGQEAGSPILISLLIPFGAYLLAEQVHASGILAAVAAGITMSYVELSGRLLATTRVQRTAVWNTVQFALNGIMFVLLGEQLPASLQGAMESVAQSGHRNPWWLLVYALAINIGLALLRLAWVWISLRLNVLKAHHHGTPVSRPHWRLLLATSLAGVRGAITLAGVMTLPLLLPDGTPFPARELTIFLATAVILLSLLVASIGLPPLLKGLQLPPEPAVQREENLARRSAAKAAIAAVEKAQHELLEKAPAGDVDTYTNAATRVIALYQHWLDEDASSEDEARQLRKADTAERELRLAALQGQREAVFELARHRRISDEVSRRLVREIDLQEARYR
- a CDS encoding lipocalin family protein, translated to MHVFCRLLIAATLACTWPVGAASLPNQPVPSLDLHRYAGQWHEVARLPMYFERNCLGAVIATYTPNPDGTVHIHNTCRTGKGPMSVDGVARIKDNQPAALEVRFAPAWLTWLPMAWADYWVIEVDADYQWAVIGSPGRKHLWILSRRPAMDQALFLQLKEHSRQRGYAVGRLIMTAPLD
- a CDS encoding 2'-5' RNA ligase family protein; the protein is MEAALISTSLNPFELAAGINYFFALLPDEQTRRAIAGVGERFRKSHRVEGTPVGIDDLHLTLCPMGKPERLRRPLEESLLAAASDVRAQGFTVTLDAAMRFSARDGQFPFVLCADGLTTAAALELRKAIAVARACRSVACPASCRT
- a CDS encoding zinc ribbon domain-containing protein YjdM; the protein is MSDIPACPLCAMENTYPDGDNYVCADCGHEWPIAAATQAGDAALVVRDVNGNVLASGDTVTVIKDLKVKGSSIPLKQGTVIRNIRLVDGDDEHIEGSSDKIKGLVLKACFLKKA
- a CDS encoding glycine betaine ABC transporter substrate-binding protein, with amino-acid sequence MMHRLLSAPMLLAACLLLGPCLQPAPAQAAPVRIGSKQFTESVILGELALAGAREAGIDAMHRRELGGTRILWRALLDGEIDAYPEYTGTLTQELLKGMPANADIASLRARLKPLGVGITDSLGFSDSYALGMRDDVAARLGIRDISDLLQHPGLRFGFSNEFMDRGDGWPGLRQRYGLPQAKVSGLDHALSYRAVASGAVDAIDLYSTDAEIPYYHLRTLRDDRHYFPRYDAVYLYRLALEQSAPAFVGVLRKFAGSIDEDAMRAMNARVKLRGVKENVVAASFLGIHAHDHEGGRWTQLLQRSVEHLRLVAISLGLAMLLAIPLGILAARRRRLGQWLIGLTGILQTVPSLAMFVFMIPLLGIGTWPAIAALFLYSLLPIVRNTHAGLIGIAPELRESAAALGLPPGVRLRWVELPLAMRSILAGIKTAAVINVGTATLAALIGAGGYGQPILTGIRLDDVGLILQGAIPAAVLALLVQGLFELVERRLTPRGLRLEARQ
- a CDS encoding DMT family transporter, with translation MRATSNCPATALDPIPASPPVPTPLPLRAVLLMLGSAGFFALMAVTIRFASAQLHPFQITFFRSAFGALFALPLLHGHGWALLRTPRFGFYVMRCVLGMGGMLAGFWAIVNLPLAEAVALSYSSPLFVTIGAVIFLGEVVRRRRWSAVVAGFIGVLVIVRPGSAAFAAGSLVALLAAALTGAVTISIKSLTGSEPADRIVLLTTLLWVPLSLPAALAVWQWPHAAIWPWLVLSGALGTSGHWCWTRALRLADASLLAPFSYLQLLIVAVLAWWIFGEQVDRYTAAGAAIIIGASLYIAHREHSLARQRRREVRAANAEPPI
- a CDS encoding ATP-binding cassette domain-containing protein gives rise to the protein MSTAESAGGIAFALVQAGKRYGRLQALEQVTLAFAAGTTTALIGSSGSGKSTVLRLLLGLEWPDHGHVEIDGQPLQRADVLPLRRRVGYVIQDGGLFPHLTALGNLALLPRYLGWDRERIRQRAEQLAALTHLPANVLERYPAELSGGQRQRVALMRALMADPDALLLDEPLGALDPVVRHELQDELKQIFNQLGKTVIVVTHDLAEAAWFAERLVLLRQGAVLQDGAFRDLRECPADAFVSRFVAAQRRLPEAP
- a CDS encoding beta-lactamase hydrolase domain-containing protein, whose product is MYRLLLLLLALALSASVAAAAPEEAALAGLPHVAFPAPHRVASGRLQASDIPALKRAGTRQVIDLSLDSETPDFDEAAAVRAAGIGYHNLPIRGAGDLTRDRVVQFDRLLREAGEQPTLVHCASSNRVGAMIALRAALLGGQSTDAALAEGRRWGLKSLEPAVRERLQAWSSEATEAATPPAH